From Gordonia crocea, the proteins below share one genomic window:
- a CDS encoding VWA domain-containing protein produces MLANPWWLLGLLVVAGLIGLYVYIQRKRTSRAMKFANLEILKTVTPKRTDRFRHVPFALLAVGLILLTVALAGPQADRKVPRNRATVMLVMDVSRSMNATDVAPSRIKAAQAAAKKFATELTEGINLGLISFAGTPTTLVSPTPDHNATKDAVDKLQLDDKTATGEGIFAALDQIRTLNSLLGGDKGAPPAHIVLLSDGKQTVPESQDAPRGAFSAARKAKERGVPVSTISFGTQSGAVEIEGERIPVPVDDASLKKISQLAAPGGRFFTASSLEELNAVYSSLQEQIGYETTRGENSHPWVLAGTILALLGAVGALVLNQRLP; encoded by the coding sequence CTGCTGGCGAACCCCTGGTGGTTGCTGGGCCTGCTCGTCGTTGCCGGCCTGATCGGCCTGTACGTCTACATCCAGCGCAAACGGACCTCGCGGGCGATGAAATTCGCCAACCTGGAGATCCTGAAAACGGTCACGCCCAAGCGCACGGATCGGTTCCGGCACGTCCCGTTCGCCCTCTTGGCTGTCGGGTTGATCCTGCTGACGGTCGCCCTGGCCGGACCCCAGGCCGACCGCAAGGTGCCCCGCAACCGCGCCACCGTGATGCTGGTGATGGACGTGTCCCGCTCGATGAACGCGACCGACGTCGCACCGAGCCGGATCAAGGCGGCGCAGGCGGCGGCGAAGAAGTTCGCCACCGAACTGACCGAGGGCATCAATCTGGGCCTCATCTCCTTCGCCGGTACGCCGACGACGCTGGTGAGCCCCACGCCCGACCACAACGCGACCAAGGACGCGGTCGACAAGCTCCAACTCGACGACAAGACGGCGACTGGCGAGGGAATCTTCGCCGCGCTCGACCAGATCCGGACGCTGAACTCGCTGCTCGGCGGGGACAAGGGCGCACCGCCGGCGCACATCGTGCTGCTGTCGGACGGCAAGCAGACCGTGCCGGAGAGCCAAGACGCACCGCGCGGGGCGTTCTCGGCGGCGCGCAAGGCGAAGGAGCGCGGCGTCCCGGTGTCCACGATTTCTTTCGGCACCCAGTCCGGGGCCGTGGAGATCGAGGGCGAGCGGATCCCGGTTCCGGTCGACGACGCGTCGCTCAAGAAGATCTCCCAACTCGCCGCGCCCGGCGGTCGGTTCTTCACGGCCTCGAGCCTGGAGGAGCTCAACGCGGTGTACAGCTCGTTGCAGGAGCAGATCGGCTATGAGACGACGCGCGGCGAGAACTCGCACCCGTGGGTCCTGGCGGGCACGATCCTCGCATTGCTCGGCGCCGTCGGAGCACTGGTGCTGAACCAACGATTGCCGTAA
- the fabG1 gene encoding 3-oxoacyl-ACP reductase FabG1: MTTSRSVLVTGGNRGIGLAVAQRLAADGHKVAVTHRGSGAPEGLFGVQCDVTDTESVTRAFAEVAEHQGPVEVVVANAGITEDTLLMRMDVDSFERVVNANLTGAFRVTKAATRDMLKKRWGRFIYLGSVVALMGTPGQANYASSKAGVIGLARSVTRELGGRNITANVVAPGLIDTDMTRALPEEYTKTAVDQAIPAKRMGQPEDVAAVVSFLASDDSSYVTGNVINVDGGLGMGH, encoded by the coding sequence ATGACTACCTCGCGCTCTGTACTTGTCACCGGCGGTAACCGCGGCATCGGTCTGGCCGTCGCCCAGCGCCTCGCCGCCGACGGCCACAAGGTGGCCGTGACCCACCGCGGCTCCGGTGCCCCCGAGGGCCTGTTCGGCGTCCAGTGCGACGTCACCGACACCGAGTCGGTGACCCGCGCCTTCGCCGAGGTCGCCGAGCACCAGGGACCGGTCGAGGTCGTCGTCGCCAACGCCGGCATCACCGAAGACACCCTGCTCATGCGCATGGACGTCGATTCGTTCGAGCGCGTCGTCAACGCCAACCTCACCGGCGCCTTCCGCGTCACCAAGGCCGCCACCCGCGACATGCTCAAGAAGCGCTGGGGCCGGTTCATCTACCTCGGTTCGGTCGTGGCGCTGATGGGCACCCCGGGCCAGGCGAACTACGCCTCGAGCAAGGCCGGTGTCATCGGCCTGGCCCGCTCGGTGACCCGTGAGCTCGGCGGCCGCAACATCACCGCCAACGTCGTCGCCCCCGGCCTCATCGACACCGACATGACCCGCGCGCTGCCCGAGGAGTACACGAAGACTGCCGTCGACCAGGCGATCCCCGCCAAGCGCATGGGACAGCCCGAAGACGTGGCCGCCGTCGTGTCCTTCCTCGCCTCCGACGACTCGTCCTACGTCACGGGCAACGTGATCAACGTCGACGGCGGTTTGGGCATGGGCCACTAG
- the inhA gene encoding NADH-dependent enoyl-ACP reductase InhA, which yields MMGILDGKTILVTGIITDASIAFSTAKVAQEQGATVIITGIPERLRLIDRIAKRLPQEVPPAIPLDVTDEESLGQLADKVRELAPQGIDGLVHSIAFAPRTLMGPDALPFLEGPGPDVAKSFEISAWSYASLARAALPVMNEGGSIVGMDFDPRTAMPDYNWMGVAKAALESVNRYVAREVGYAKKIRSNLVAAGPIKTLAAKAISGTATDDAKKLTMLNDYWNGASPIGWDVDDPSVVGTSVCALLSDFLPATTASIVYVDGGASHNTWFPEELIAGK from the coding sequence ATCATGGGCATCCTCGACGGCAAGACCATCCTCGTCACCGGCATCATCACCGACGCATCGATCGCATTCTCGACCGCGAAGGTGGCGCAGGAGCAGGGGGCCACGGTGATCATCACCGGCATCCCCGAGCGCCTGCGCCTGATCGACCGCATCGCCAAGCGGCTCCCGCAGGAGGTGCCGCCGGCGATCCCGCTCGACGTCACCGACGAGGAGTCCCTGGGCCAACTCGCCGACAAGGTGCGCGAACTCGCCCCGCAGGGCATCGACGGACTGGTCCACTCGATCGCCTTCGCGCCCCGCACGCTGATGGGGCCCGACGCGCTGCCGTTCCTGGAGGGCCCCGGCCCCGACGTCGCCAAGTCCTTCGAGATCTCGGCGTGGAGCTACGCCTCGTTGGCGCGTGCCGCGCTGCCGGTCATGAACGAGGGCGGCTCGATCGTCGGCATGGACTTCGACCCGCGCACCGCCATGCCGGACTACAACTGGATGGGTGTGGCGAAGGCCGCGCTGGAGTCGGTGAACCGCTACGTCGCCCGCGAGGTCGGCTACGCCAAGAAGATCCGCTCCAACCTGGTCGCCGCCGGTCCGATCAAGACCCTGGCCGCCAAGGCGATCTCGGGCACCGCCACCGACGACGCCAAGAAGCTCACCATGCTCAACGACTACTGGAACGGTGCGTCGCCGATCGGTTGGGACGTCGACGACCCGAGCGTCGTCGGGACCAGCGTCTGCGCACTGCTGTCGGACTTCCTGCCGGCCACGACCGCCTCGATCGTCTACGTCGACGGCGGTGCCAGCCACAACACCTGGTTCCCGGAGGAACTCATCGCGGGCAAGTGA
- a CDS encoding ferrochelatase, producing the protein MSEPFTAVLFLSFGGPERPEEVMPFLENVTRGRGVPADRLAEVAEHYHHFGGASPINGLNRDMMAALRSGLAQRGADLPVYFGNRNWDPYVEDAVETMYRDGHRRILVFTTSAWGGYSGCKQYHEDIARAVAALAERVPESTADPVLLRKLPQYWAEAAFLESQADAVRRAVAALPDPTGPFRLVFTAHSIPVRADRAIGDGLYSRQVDAACAQVAQRLTADGTLGAGRDYDQVWQSRSGPPEVPWLEPDIADHLRALADDGVEQVVVAPIGFVSDHLEVIWDLDSELAELAGELDLGYSRAATVGTDPRFTGLIADLVQRYADGGGDLDAPGCGDNGAGCRAGCCGDA; encoded by the coding sequence GTGAGCGAGCCGTTCACGGCGGTACTCTTCCTGTCCTTCGGCGGGCCCGAGCGGCCCGAGGAGGTCATGCCGTTCCTGGAGAACGTCACCCGGGGGCGCGGCGTGCCAGCCGACCGCCTCGCCGAGGTCGCCGAGCATTACCACCACTTCGGTGGGGCATCGCCGATCAACGGGCTCAACCGCGACATGATGGCCGCCCTGCGGAGCGGCCTTGCGCAGCGCGGGGCCGACCTGCCGGTGTACTTCGGCAACCGGAACTGGGACCCGTATGTTGAGGATGCCGTCGAAACGATGTATCGCGACGGGCACCGCCGCATCCTCGTGTTCACCACGTCGGCCTGGGGCGGCTATTCCGGGTGCAAGCAGTACCACGAGGACATCGCACGCGCGGTCGCCGCGCTCGCCGAGCGGGTGCCCGAGAGCACTGCGGACCCGGTGTTGTTGCGCAAACTGCCGCAGTACTGGGCGGAAGCGGCCTTCCTCGAGTCGCAGGCCGATGCGGTGCGGCGTGCCGTCGCGGCCCTGCCCGACCCGACCGGGCCGTTCCGACTCGTGTTCACCGCGCATTCCATCCCGGTGCGCGCCGACCGGGCCATCGGCGACGGCCTCTATTCGCGCCAGGTCGACGCCGCCTGCGCCCAGGTTGCACAGCGGTTGACCGCCGACGGGACCCTTGGTGCCGGGCGCGACTATGACCAGGTCTGGCAGTCGCGGTCGGGTCCGCCCGAGGTTCCGTGGCTCGAACCCGACATCGCCGACCATCTGAGGGCGCTCGCCGACGACGGCGTCGAGCAGGTCGTCGTCGCGCCGATCGGATTCGTCTCCGACCACCTCGAGGTGATCTGGGACCTGGACAGCGAACTGGCCGAGCTGGCCGGTGAACTGGACCTGGGTTACTCGCGGGCCGCCACCGTCGGCACCGACCCCCGCTTCACCGGACTCATAGCCGACCTCGTGCAGCGCTATGCCGACGGCGGTGGTGACCTGGACGCGCCGGGATGCGGCGACAACGGCGCCGGGTGCCGGGCGGGGTGCTGCGGCGACGCGTGA